aattatggattatcgattttcatgataataacagtggctttaaaaattgatgcatgttttaatttgacataaatgaaaaagcatgctaacatgaaatcgatcacttaagatgaaacacttaaaaaagggggaaaaatatattatcaatgaaatcatgaatctatttatgttataaattttatgagccataaaaatgattttgatgatttaaatttgaaatgagttttatcaaaatcatgatcatgatttgtcaaattgaatgaattgaaaatgaatgatgatttttctcttgaatgactgtgacctgtattccttgtattcatgatatgatttttatgcaattctttgtatttatgaaaggtttatctcatcacccaattattttcttcttgatattccttatgtgatgatatgaatatatgaaatattcattaatttattttaatatatacaaatgaaaggttatgatcatgcatggtaggatataatttaacaaaattgatattatcatgatatgaaacatttatgatttgcaataatgcacgcaatacttgagctttttaattatgatgtgatgtattgtatatgatgtgaatcatgatttaaaatgctatgagttgttgctaaaatgaagtattataaatgttgatttaatgtcatgaatgctctaaatgatgaatgtttgtatcatgttagatggtttgacatattgtgcatgataagctataaagatgattgaaacaatgagtgaaataataggaatgatgatttggaatcatataataatgagtttgcatgttcgaatttgaaaatataatgatgcacaaataagattgaaacctacctttgtcatgatttagaaattaatgtaaagggttttcccttctttttgccaatgacatagggggagaaagagttgctaatgtgcatatctcaaagagaaaattgctagcttacgtgtcttaaaatgttgaaaattttttgctagcttgtatattgtaaacttactattatactaccatgatgatgaacatgtcttatcttcatgattgtatttgaaaatcaatagcacagccttgtccgaatgcatgaaagtgttaattttattttcggattctcttaacaattggattttcgaattatcctcttccagacttaataagcatatgtcatatcaagtttaattcatatcattgatttttgacatatggaatcaactagcaaatacatctctcatacacttattatgtgaataatattttgttttgagaaatggatttgatgaaatgattcctgcttataaattccttcttaaaaaaggaagtcatttttacgtacaaagatttgattcacatacatatctttatACTTGTAAAATTAAAACGTgctttaatattttatcaattttaacttcattcgagtaaactcacaaatagcatgtatcacaaatagtcttcctccttcatgcaaaaagataataacagataaaaaggaagaagttttcaaagctatctccgtgtcatttttccttgagatgtttgaatatttggtatcttatcactctttgttgaaaaatgacatgaatatgcttatggcatcgcacttatatttaaaatttgcttatatcgttctcctttttgttgatgacaaagggggagaaatatatgaattgatgctatgaacactgatgctatgattatgcaaagcttgcatcatcaagagatatatgaattaatatgattgccatatttgcaatgcttgcatcatcaagagatatatgaattgatgctatgattgccaaatttgcattatgccatgtttgcatcatgcgttaagatatcaagaacttgaatcataattttacgcgttgatatcttaccatgtgatgaaatgctacaattaataaacacttgaaatgtttgcgttatgatatcaaaaccttacatcgcaattttacatgttgatatttgataatagcaaacttgcatgatgataaaacttgatattatgtttttcatgcaatgagttgaaccaatatcacaaacacttgattgtggtacttctcctttttgttgatgacaaagggggagaagtatgttgatgacatgacatgttatgcataagtttatgcataagttcatgatgacgtgttgcaaatattcatgatgaatattgcaatgacttgaattcagtttgaattcaaggttctatcaatatggcatattgatagggggagtttgtttaaactccgggagttaagtttaactccgtcatcaagtggttgtcatcatcaaaaagggggagattgttgaatctcgtattttgatgatgaaactacttgatatatgtttatgatttaatctgtgttttaagtgacgcaggatgcttcgattaggatgagacaattaaagtaggaaaatcatgttgtgtcgaaggaacatgtcaaaagattggacgtcgggccggtggatcggtcgatgtatcgacagaaggcttcgggtcgtggactcgggcatcgggccaaaaagagcgggtattgtgccaaggatatcggagttgcagagtcaactggccgattgggcaataggctgcaggagaggacgatgcgccgaagaatcggacaaagcgtcgagggaccaatgacatgctggacaacttggttaattgcttaggattaattgtctcgatcgaagttttgttttaagtgtgcaggattaactatgatagaagaaagacatgcagcaagagttatgctggagtcaagacaatgatcacgttgggagttcgagagttcgacggaagttcggacaatcgtcggaggttctgtgggaacaaatctgagaagtccatgagcttgccaaagaagctcgtcggaactcgccaagtggatcgtcgcaagtccaggagtttgccggaagtccgcaggagcatcaccgagggttcatcggatgatcaatggaagttcgccggaagctcgccggaagaagcgattgacgcaccagagcaagttgcagtaaatgtcttaggaaaaatcgtagttagcacaatgattaagttggaaatgggaggtgatcccattaacttaatcttggggcaattgggcccctgaaaaacccaaattgggccgaatggatcaacccattcggaccctgatttctggtgggaggtgcaaccgcccaagccaggaggtagcaccgcctgggctaagtctccaaatgagactgggcggtgcaaccgccccaaccaggaggtggcaccacctgggctcggtctccgagcgagactgggcggtgcaatcgcccctgacaggaggtgttaccgcctgagctcagtcttcgagctttgccaagcggtgcaatcgcctcagtcaggaggtgcaaccgcctgagctcggtcttcgagctctgtcaggaggtgcaagcgcccctgacaggaggtagcaccgcctagaggctcagtcttcgagctctgctaggcggtgcaaccgctccagtcaggaggtgcaaccgcttgatcccggaatttcgggaattgacagttttgagctccaaatttgaactgggttggggcctataaataccccacccattcagcattgagagcacaaaactaacaccgaaatcttgatctttttctatgattcttagagctcaaaattgttgtaaaggccaaaagttcttctccctctgttcttccctgagttgtaaagagaggagagaaaattctgtaagggttgtctcctaagcccgtcaaaaggagtgaaactgtaaaagggtggttggccttcgcctattgaaggaaggcctctagttgacgtcggtaacctcgtcggtggaggaagccaaaagtggagtatgtcaagattaaccgaaccactctaaatctcggtttgcatttactttgagcatattatctttactgcaaacctcctctaaagcttattgctttctgcgcatatacgatcaggtttcaagcttttcactttccgaatcagcgtttagacgtaaatctgttttttcgtacgatcatcatatttcagtttgcgtttacgttttgatttctatcttaactgcaaactgccttaatatccttgcttaagctgtatctcgcctaatcaagtgatttacgaatcagcatttagacgtaaatcagtttctttgtacgaacgtcatattttagtttgcgctcgtatgctggttttcatcataactgcaaactgccttcatagattgactttaacgtcatctcgcttgatcttaagttaaagtaatcttagaatcagctttcacaccgaaatcgtttttatcgttcgaacgcagattttatcgtcgaaagattttcgctgcactaattcaccccccccccctcttagtgctcttgatcctaacattatcctTATCATTTGCTGATCTAATAAAAGAATAAACATCGCCTCATACGATTTGAATAATATTAACACAATAAAGATTTAACTCTCAATACAATACGAAATTGAGGATGTCAAGATTAACTCTTAATACGTAATAAATGATTTTGCTCGGGAGAAgagcttttttttttcataatcttAAATTGAGGATGTTAAGAAAGAATTTATAGGCGTAGATAGAGTCCAATCCTTTAAACTCGTCTACTTTTGATTTTGATAGATGAGGGTGTTTTCTCCTCCAAAGACTTTGACTTGAGGCTCATTCGAGAGTGGGATACTCTCGTGTTCTTAGAATTGGGCAACACCCCCCCTGAGCATTTGAAAATAAACGTTTGAAAATACtcaacacacccccccccccccatgagTGAGTGTCTCAAGAGTACCTGATGTGCCCTTCTTGAGTAAGTATCTCAATGATAATCAACATGCCCCCTACGAGGGTGAACATCTAAAGGCGCTCACCTAAGGTGTGTAGATCAAGTGTCCATGACCCTTTGATGCTTACGAGAGATATATAGTTGGATGTCCCTAACCCCCTGGAGGCTTGCTCGAGGCATGGACCCCCTTTGGTGCTCACCCGAGGAGCATAAGTTAGTTATTCCTGCCTCCCTCAGGGAAGCAATCAAAGGAATATAAGTTTGATATGTCAGATAGGTCTATTATCATACTTTGAGACCCTCTCAATGGATTTTCTAAAACATGCCTTAGGAGGAGGGacaaataatagaaaaaatattataaccggTTGGCGTGGTAGcctagtcaatcacataaataaaGTGTACCCCTTTTTCTGTTTTGTCTGTATAGACAAAAATCCTAAACAATAGTTACATACTATCTCTTCTCATGTCAACATGGATAAGAAGAGATTCTATCTATGTAAAATGTTCTAGGAGATATTCTCTCCTCTCCTATCCAATATAAAAGGTTGTTTTGTATCATGATAAAAAGGTCATACCTAACTTTTTCAccacttttaatatttttatccttGATTTAGCTTGACCAAGTTAGAAAATCAACTCCTGATCTTTATACAAATCTCTTGAAGGATATCGACACAACCACCTTGATGATACCTCATCCAATTTTCACATATAGAATTGAATCACGTCAAACTAATAGagatatcatatatttctctcatatatatatatatatatatatatatataagagaaacaTTAATAATTTGCTTATACTCGAAGAGGGAAGGAGCTATTCGATGTGCAAGAATGTAAGAGCGAAGGTTGTGAGGACTAATCCTTAGATCACACTTGTGAATGGATCTCATGTCTTTCTACTCACACCTACCTTCGAGATCACGATCTTTGTGGCCTACCATAGTTCTTCTCTATGGATACATGTGTCAATATGTTACCAAATATTTCCTCATATTTGATTAATTAAGCATCAAATTTGAGTATCTATCACACACTAGATTATCAAATGCTCCAAGATTTTATGTTTCCATGATTTGTTGGAGCTAGCTGCTAGGTCTGAGCTTAGTGAAATGTTTTATGATGGTGTCTTTGGCAGAGAAAATTGCATGTTATGTTCTCCTGAGATTCAAAAGATGGCATGGCTATGGCTCCCTATGCCGGAATGATCACAACATAAAGATTCGTTGATGCACCGCCAAGGGATGGATGTGTAGGAAAGATAGACTATTCATATTAAGAAAAGATAAGTGATAGATTtcatattcaaattcaaatataaatatcaatgaAGATACTAATGAAGTAAAGATTTAGTCCGTATGTTAGAGTCGACAGTAGCTGTATTCTAAGTATCACATAACTGCCGGTTTCAGGACGTTAATTAGGGCTCCTGTGCATCCGAAGCCTCGCCTGCACGCTCCAGAGCATGTCGGATCATGAGCGTCAAGTCTTCGCACGACGAACCTCCATTCATTGCCTTCTTGGCCTTCTCCGCCAGCTCCTTGGCCCTCTTCCGCCTCTCTTCTCCTTCCGCTCCTCCATCAAGCAGCTCCGTGACCGCCTTCTCTACGTCCTCCCGGGTGATCAGACCTTCCGCATCATCGGCAATACGACGAATAAACATGTTGAACTTGAGCGCCACCCCGACACGTAGAACTTCGACCACTAGCCTCTCGTTGAGGAACTGATCGAAGAAGTGCGGCCATGTTATCATCGGCACTCCCACCGACACCGCCTCCAGCgtcgagttccacccgcagtgcgtCATGAATCCTCCCACGGAGGGATGTGACAGGATCAGCACCTGCGGCGCCCAACCCGTCAGTATCAAGCCCCTCGAGCTCGTTCTCTCTTCGAATCCGTCGGACAGTAATCTCGCCACCTCGGGCCACATCTCTTTCTCCTTGATCACCCAGATGAATGGCCTCTTCGACGCCTCCAGGCCGAGTCCTATCTCGATCAGATGAGAAGCGCTGTGGCTCACCATGGTTCCGAAGCTAACGTAGATGACGGATCCCGTCTCCTTGGCGTCCAGCCAGTTCCTAATGTAGTTCTCGTCCACGTTCATCTTGTTCCCTCTCGTGACCTTGTCGCCGGTCTCCTTGATGGAGAGGCAGACTGGTCCTAGAGCCCAAACCTTCCTCCCGAGCGCCTTCTGGTAGCCATCGATGTAGGCGGCCTCAAGTTCGCGAAAGCTGTTTATCACAAACCCATCGGCCATGGATTCAGCCTCCGCCACCTCGGCGAAAAGTTTCTCCCATCCTGGCAATTCGAAGAACTTCAAACATTGGGCTCTCACGACCTCCAGCTTGTGAGGGAAGCCGGGCACGAGGAAGGGCTCGAATTCATTAGCTAAATGGCCACCGGAATTGTGCTTGCTCACGTTATGAGTGCACAAGAGGAAGAAGCAGGAGGGCCCGTGGAATACCAAGCGAGGCACGCGCAGCTCACGAGCGACCTCACTCGTCCACGGACAACATGCGTCGGAGATGATGCAGCTTGGCTTCGAGCACTGCTGACGGAGGTGGAGCAACAATGGTTCTCGCAGTATGCTCAACCCCGCAATGAAGGTCTTGGCGAGATCCCCAGACGGGAGGAGGTCGACGTTCTCGCAGCCCTCCGACAAACCAACTTCGGTACAGGGGAACTGGAACTCGATAAATCGAATCAGCAGGCCAGCCGCGTTTGCACGATCGATCATGTCCTTGAACCGGGCGGTGTTGCGGGGGGTGGTCACGACGTCGACGGCCACCCCTTGGAGCGCGAGAAGACGAGCCAGGTCGATCATGGGGATCATGTGGCCTTGGGCAAAGAGAGGAACCAAGACGAAGTGAGGTTTCCGGTTGCCGTAGCTCATGGCCGTTAGGTCGGTCATTTCGAgcagggaagaggaggaggctcAGCTTGTGGCAGCCGCTGCGCCAAGCTTGGAACTCGCACTGTGGATTCTGGAGTCGATCAACGGTGGGAGACAGCGCGAATAATCCTCCTCCTCATGAAGACCATGATTTATGCACGGAAGAAGAGGTGAGATTGAATTGGAATCTGCCCAAAGTAAAACCAAATTTGCAAGGCATTTATGGTATGTACTCACAAGCACTGCTAGCCTTCTCCTAACAAGATTCAACAACGTGGATACAATGCATCCGAAAATTCGTCTCTCATCAATGACGAAAACAATGTGCGGCTTCATACGTTGGACACCACAAGGTTGGAAAGTCTTGAAAGATGCGATGGAACGGTTCCGAATAATGCTTGTATTCTCATCTTGTGCTCAAGAAACTGTAAATGATCTCGACGATGATATCACATTTAAGACCAGCGAGCAGGTGAGCAAAGAAGTAACATCGCCCCCAGACGATTTCGGTAATATTACGAGTTAATATTACGAGTTAATATTACTGAAATCGTTTGGGGCGATGTTCCTTCTCGTAATAAAGACATGAAGGCAAAATAGAACTTCATAAGTTTGTCTCTGGCTGCCTTTTGCCTATATTTTGGGTACATGCatcggtaaatttagtgccaaggATGGTAATAAGATATGACGATGATGCAAATTGGATGCATGAAATGAGATATGgtcatattaaaatttaagatCGTTTGAAGGAAATCATATTCTCTTGATTTCAAACATATTTATCTTGACGAATAATTGCTCTAAAATCGTCCTAaattagaaaggaaaaaaaaaacactacaa
This Musa acuminata AAA Group cultivar baxijiao chromosome BXJ1-2, Cavendish_Baxijiao_AAA, whole genome shotgun sequence DNA region includes the following protein-coding sequences:
- the LOC135612039 gene encoding UDP-glycosyltransferase 73C6-like, whose product is MSYGNRKPHFVLVPLFAQGHMIPMIDLARLLALQGVAVDVVTTPRNTARFKDMIDRANAAGLLIRFIEFQFPCTEVGLSEGCENVDLLPSGDLAKTFIAGLSILREPLLLHLRQQCSKPSCIISDACCPWTSEVARELRVPRLVFHGPSCFFLLCTHNVSKHNSGGHLANEFEPFLVPGFPHKLEVVRAQCLKFFELPGWEKLFAEVAEAESMADGFVINSFRELEAAYIDGYQKALGRKVWALGPVCLSIKETGDKVTRGNKMNVDENYIRNWLDAKETGSVIYVSFGTMVSHSASHLIEIGLGLEASKRPFIWVIKEKEMWPEVARLLSDGFEERTSSRGLILTGWAPQVLILSHPSVGGFMTHCGWNSTLEAVSVGVPMITWPHFFDQFLNERLVVEVLRVGVALKFNMFIRRIADDAEGLITREDVEKAVTELLDGGAEGEERRKRAKELAEKAKKAMNGGSSCEDLTLMIRHALERAGEASDAQEP